Below is a window of Plasmodium sp. gorilla clade G2 genome assembly, chromosome: 14 DNA.
tttattaaatatacaacTGCAACTATTATTTGtacattattttgatttattcatatatattatatttggttatatattttaagaaaatatatatatatatatatatatatatatatatatatgcaaaatcaaaaaaatatacatgtattacatgtattttaatttttcttatttttcttcttattcttttttttaatttttttataaacaaaagGAATTGTTAAAAatcaaatataaaacaaataattacatttgaactaaaaatttaaaaaataacaatttttaaaatgtgaaattgtaaaaaaaataccatgtgaataaaatataaaaataatattttaaaatttaacaAAGAggataaattatatacaacataaaaaggaaaaagtaaatatatataaatatacaaaaaataggaaatattattaaaaaaaaaaaaaaaatgaatcttttttatgaatttttatgtctataaataaatacatatatatataccatatatatattatacaaattgAGGTGcatgaaaagaaatatatgaaagaattaattatatacatataaaattttttttatactataataataattttaattaacattttgttttaataacCTTACaactattaatatatatatatatatacaaattgatcataatattatctttaaattgtttgtatatttagtattacaaaaaaaaaagaaggaaatatataaggattgtatatgatatataaaggtatacataaatatatacctatatatatatatacatatatatacatatatatatatatataagtgtgCATActgaatgataataaattttttattgtcTATTTATTTcgcttaatatatttttgctGTATAAACCCTTTGttttcttaatattatattgttgaTTGTATGattgataaatatttttatctttctttttattattatgaatatttttttcaatatttttatcaatatttttatcaatatttttatcaatacttttataaatatttttatcaatatttttatcaatgCTTTTCTTAACCACTGAgctattttttatattttcattataattatcattattgttaaaattattcatatgagTGTTTTTATTCAAATGAATTAATTTTGGCTGGGAACTATATTCtttatgttttaaataaggatttctttttataatatttagattttttatataatttatattattgatataaGATTTATCATTTTCGTCATCCGAAAAAAGAGTTTGTtctaaaagaaaagaattttttatatgaatgtTCGAATGagctatttctttttcttcattttgtaatatatctttttgaGTATCACTATTTTTTTCAAGAGCTTTTTGATCGTttgaaatataatgaaaatgtaaaTTTGTAAGAATAACTGAATCGATATTATTATGactatataaattattatttttattatgggtatataatttgatattattttgttcatcattcatattatcattttgattattaatataatcgTCATAAAATTgattatgatttttttttttttcatgcaTACttgattttattattatttctagtAATGTCTCTAAATTTTctgatataatatttgataaaggtatgatattattttttaaacttGATAATGTAGTAGACATGTTTAAAAGAAtggatattatattatgaatattaattatactaTCAGGTGTTTCATCTAACTTTTTGGCTAGTTCTTCCCtccaatataaaatattatatattaaatgatcaCATGCATTGATATTATATGATGTAttaacaatattttttatgtgttcTTTTGTCTTTTCAATATTACAAACATCTTTTAGTTTAACCATATTATGACATAAAAGATTActttctataaatatatttcttataatttgttctccattttttttttcttcttctgaTATATCACTGCATTTCAATGTTTgaaaattaacatatatatgttgtttattaataatatcctttgtatcttcatcatctttaTAAGTTTGTATTCCCTCATCTTTTGAATGATATTCAGATGTATTATCACAATTTTCATCTACATTATCATTTTGTATCTGCATTTTCATATGTTTCGagttttctattttattattattaaatatataattataatatacatccattttgatataatcaaaaagatcatataaaaaagaaaattcatTTTGTATCAGATCAATCATATCTGCTTCTATTGGTCGTGTGATTAAAACgttttgaattattttatttttataataaagtatagtattaaaataattatatattaaataattcagatcgttttttaaatttagaTAATTACAACATATATCtatatcaaaaatattaataaaatatatagagaAATCTTTTTGTAGTTGTGTTATAATATTTGGAGCATTATAcgtaatttttaatatattaggATCTGTTGTTATATCATTGATTACATATAAATcttcaaaaatattaaaaacatcaattatataattcatattattcgttcctatcataataatagatGTAAATCCTCTATATgttcttttataatttacttttatcataatagaaatttttttttcaggataatttaattttatatcatttatcatattcattaaatcgtttttattatgtattattttatatgtttttttatttacatcttccaatttttttaattcattatttatttgtaaaaaatttgaaaatttaaaattgTTGTCATAATTTCTATattctttaataatattttctatttcatatttatatggatGATTTAAATTACTaaatttataagaatatttatttatttctttatttaatttttttaataatttatgaaataattctttattaaCATTATCTTTGTATGAAGACAAGGAAATATCTGAGGATACAAATGAATGCTCtgaatttttatcatcatctaTAAATGTTTGGTCATTAATATGttcttcattatatttattattataatcatcaaCATGATTAtctaacatattattattattattactattattatcaaatattttatttataatatcatttacatttatattttccaattcatcattttcataatttctttgcatatttaataaaattaatttttttttaatattatcttcTTGCCACTTCATGGCCTCAATTAAATTATCTTCTAATTCAATTAATTGGTTATATTTAAATGGAATTCTAGGAATGAAATATTtagaataattatttgttaGATGTAACCATccattttgtattttatttgaatattctttaaaaaattcgatatctgttttattttttatttttttgtcttttttttttttttttatatttttttgtatttttacattcatcatattattatatgatttattgtctttcatattattaatactattattgttattttttacattatttttattaatatcttttttGGTTTTTATATCCTCATGATGAAACCTTTTGGTGTTTTCTTCTGCACATATATCATTACAATggttattataatgaatcttttcatattcatttatatgttcattgtcatttatatttatttttttcaaatcattatcatcatcatcatttttaataattactATATCTTCATCATTCACATACACcttattttcatcttttatagttttatttttaaccatttgaataatatcatttttttcatttttattattaattatatgatgatttaatatattttcatttttattttcttctaaaAACTTCTTATCAGTAATATTAGAATGTtctgtatttatataattattgtttCTTTGATATGATGATACATCCTTGTTtgtattataatcattattattattattattattatatgtatctgtattcattttcatatct
It encodes the following:
- a CDS encoding exosome complex exonuclease RRP6 — its product is MEECSRKLEELLKQKEKGLAQDVSNVNNNKSNNYINSNNNHSMMKELLNNVVDIIKLTNKISYNSLYNDNIDVLRNNNVDIKNLQNDLLKIVYDLLYHSSNEMKQKELVNIKNDDNCSFLKDNYHIISSTLEEIYTRIRHSFLFFHKDMKMNTDTYNNNNNNNDYNTNKDVSSYQRNNNYINTEHSNITDKKFLEENKNENILNHHIINNKNEKNDIIQMVKNKTIKDENKVYVNDEDIVIIKNDDDDNDLKKININDNEHINEYEKIHYNNHCNDICAEENTKRFHHEDIKTKKDINKNNVKNNNNSINNMKDNKSYNNMMNVKIQKNIKKKKKDKKIKNKTDIEFFKEYSNKIQNGWLHLTNNYSKYFIPRIPFKYNQLIELEDNLIEAMKWQEDNIKKKLILLNMQRNYENDELENINVNDIINKIFDNNSNNNNNMLDNHVDDYNNKYNEEHINDQTFIDDDKNSEHSFVSSDISLSSYKDNVNKELFHKLLKKLNKEINKYSYKFSNLNHPYKYEIENIIKEYRNYDNNFKFSNFLQINNELKKLEDVNKKTYKIIHNKNDLMNMINDIKLNYPEKKISIMIKVNYKRTYRGFTSIIMIGTNNMNYIIDVFNIFEDLYVINDITTDPNILKITYNAPNIITQLQKDFSIYFINIFDIDICCNYLNLKNDLNYLIYNYFNTILYYKNKIIQNVLITRPIEADMIDLIQNEFSFLYDLFDYIKMDVYYNYIFNNNKIENSKHMKMQIQNDNVDENCDNTSEYHSKDEGIQTYKDDEDTKDIINKQHIYVNFQTLKCSDISEEEKKNGEQIIRNIFIESNLLCHNMVKLKDVCNIEKTKEHIKNIVNTSYNINACDHLIYNILYWREELAKKLDETPDSIINIHNIISILLNMSTTLSSLKNNIIPLSNIISENLETLLEIIIKSSMHEKKKNHNQFYDDYINNQNDNMNDEQNNIKLYTHNKNNNLYSHNNIDSVILTNLHFHYISNDQKALEKNSDTQKDILQNEEKEIAHSNIHIKNSFLLEQTLFSDDENDKSYINNINYIKNLNIIKRNPYLKHKEYSSQPKLIHLNKNTHMNNFNNNDNYNENIKNSSVVKKSIDKNIDKNIYKSIDKNIDKNIDKNIEKNIHNNKKKDKNIYQSYNQQYNIKKTKGLYSKNILSEINRQ